TATTCAAATATATACAATTACATATTGTGAAGGTCTCAGAAACTGTTGATTTTACAGGCATAACTTTAGTACTGCTACTCTTGGTCCTCTTGGGCATTCCTGCTGGAATGGATAATTAAAATTCTGTAACATATCTATTATTTATATTTCCTAATGAAAAAACCTTGCTAGAGTTTCAGGGTAGTTTTTAGCTTAATAATTTCCAAACCATCTCAGGATTCCAAGCTTAATTACTTCAAGTAATATTTTCAATTCTTTTCCAACAAGGTGCCTAGTTTCTAATTTGGTGCCAATTTCCCCTCCCCAACCAGTCATgtgattttgttatttttggaaGTAAAAGTATTACCTCTCTCATTTACTTATTTGAACTCTTTTTTATTAGTCCTATATAGCTTTTCctaccactttttttttttttttaaatttagggaggggagaaaaagcccTGCAGGAAGTTTACAGCCACAAGTGCTGCTATGATGGTTTTTCACCATACCCAGCCAGGTGGGTGAGGGCTTTCTGCCCCTCTCTCCCACCCGTGACTGCAGTGAACACAGCTctgtggcacagggctggctccCAGTGCTGGTTCTGTGCTCTGGCAAACCACCAAACACCTCATTAAATGCCATGAGTTTCTTCTCTTCATAAAACCAGCCTCTTGTCATCATCCAAGGATTTTcatttggttggttgggttttttgttgcaATTGCCCTGTTTTCATTAAGGAAATTTGAGGAGGCATCAGCCGTGGTTTGTTGCTGTCCCCGTTCTTTGGCCGTGTTAGACACAGGCTCAACATAAAGAAATTACATCACAGAATGTTTGTACCAAATCCCTGAAGTCTCACTCGGAATTACTCCATGGACTGACGCTTTCCAAGCTGCAGGAGAGAGCCTGAGCTGCCATTCCTGCACCCAAagtgcccagccagggctgtcccagtgccacccactCAGCAGACCCCCTCACCTGTATGAAATGCCAGAACTGGGATTGCAGTAAGCTCTTGGTTTCAGATTTGCTGAGCTTGCTCTCAGGATCAGCATAGTTGTTATACACCAAAGCTGCTGTAGCAAAAGCCTTTTCAAGGTCTGAGCCTTTTCTTAGAGCTGGAGGGAGGAAAAGTTTAtaccaccaccaaaaaaaaaaaaaaaaccaaaaaacttttGAGATGCAATTGAAAGGAATCTGTTAACACCATCCTGGGTGCGTGGAAATCTGTGTAGTTTCATTAAAGTTAATGAGACTGAAACTGTTTATACCCACAGAGGATCTGGCCCAGATTTTATTTGGAATGGGCCAGCAACATGCCTCATATCCCATGCAATCACACCCTGAAGGAAGCTTTCCTTTGGAGCATGGCGCTTGAGACTCATCTGGCCTATCCTGACCCTGGGCATCCAGCAAGGACCTGCCACACCATGGGGACAGGCCATGGTGACCATCTCCTGGATGCACCTGGACTCCCAGAGACCTGCATCTGGGAAAACACAGCCCATTTGGAAGCCGTCTGCACAGGACCATCCATGCAGTGCTGCACTTCAGCATCATGGCATACTTGGCATCTGGGCTGGATTCATTCTCCCCCTCGTGCATGACTCTGAAACACTGCATGCTCACAAAGCCTCTGTTAGCAGAGGTTACACAGATGATTTATGCTGTGATTTTTTATGAAACGGCAAGCACAAGAGGAAATGTAAACACAGGAGTacatggcacagggacacatgAGACCCTCTTGACTTGCATCAGCTGAGGATCTGCACAGCCTCTGCAAGCCCTGTGACACTGGCAGAACTTTCTGCACGTGGGTTGTGAAGGACCTGAACCCCAAAGGGGCAGTGAAGGGCTCCCCTTACCTTTTATTGATGCCAGCTGCTTGGCTACGGGTACACTGGTGGTGAGAAAGCAGAGAGGCACAATTATCACTTGGTAAATTGTGTTTGGTATTGAATTTCTCCAAGAATGAGCTTGctcatttctgttttatttaatcACCCAGGAGCTCAGGGCTCCCTAAGGGACAGTGTCTTTCCTTCAgagtggaaaggaaaatggcTTCTACAAGAAGCACAAGAACATCACACAGCTCCTAATTCCTCACTTAAGTGGGTAGCCTGAAGTTGTTCCTAAAGTTGATTATTCATATTAAGTGGGGGACATTGCAACACACTTCATATAATTTCTTCATGAACATGAAAGAGGTCCCAGAGATTTCTCAGTTTTATACCCATTCCCAGGAAAGTAGAGAGGGGTCAGCCTCACCAATGCCCAGTTTGGAGCAGGCACACAGCTTTTATTTGCAGCAGGACTCACATTCATGAGAATCACTCCCCCTGCTTTCAATCAAAACCTAAAACCTGCTTACCTTGTGCTGAATTGCTAGAAACTAATTACAGAGCATGTGATGGAGACAAACACACCCAGATAATGAGTTTCAACACAAATGGCAGATCACCCAGATGCCATAACCAAGCAATGACTTACCCCTTGGGcatgcctgcagcagctggagccccTTTTTTGGTggaagcaggagctggctgACTGACTGCGTTCTGCTTCCCACTGGGAACACTTGTTCTGCAGCCACACATCTCCAGGCCAGGGTGTTTGTGATCTCCAAGCAACTGAGTAATAGCAAGCAGGTGGATGGAAGCTCTGCCCCGTGGAAGCAGCCTGCTTGTAGCCATGCCTATCAATAATGTAAACACTACCTGGCAATCCTGGAGCCAGGTAAACACACCAGTCtacagcagcctctggaaggcactgctgggctggtAAGCTGTGGGGCTTGTACTTTACAGGGGAATTTGACAGAAACAAACCCAACTCATAATGGAACCTGGATCCTCTTAGATCTGTAGGGATGTAACTTTGCATCAGGAATAACTTTGACACTGCATCCATTCATCTAtacaaattataattttaatgaGAAACATTCCCAGTGTGGGATAATGTAACTTGCCCCAAGCTATAAAGTGAGTTATTCCTCCAGCCAGAGTCGGGATCCAAGCATTTCCTAGTTCCTCATCCAACTTTTATCCTAGGTGAGCACActctaatatttattttccctgtcccagtgcaAAGAGACCTGCTCAGCCTCCAAACCACTTCCAGAGCAGCgcccagcagggcctgggctgTGGTTCCCAGGCAAGCAGAGAGCTGCTCCCCAAAGCAGCACGGAGCCATATGGCAGAGCAGTCGCACATTAGCGGAACTGGAAGGGCTCCAATGAACTTTGTTATTTATTGGCAGGGATGTTGCTATTAGAAAACACAGCTTGTCACACTGCCTATCTCCATGCACGGGCTCCTCTCTGCGGATCCTTTGCCTGGAAGTGTCTAGACAGGATAACTTCAACTTAAAAGACAAAGCAGCCACTTTAATTCCAGGGTGGTCTGTTAATAGGTGGTGACTTCAACTGCCTCATCCAGCTCATCATTCCTGGTGACAGGATAAAATACTGATGTTAAAACTATCCATGATGAGACTTTATGTAACGGGACACACAAAGGAGACTGCAACAGATGGCCTAgagaattaaaatgttttcctcattTAGTAGAAGCTAAATTACTGAAGGCTAATGAATAAGGATGTTCACCACCTTACCGTTCCTGGATTTTAATTATCTTAAAAAGcatgggaaaagaaaaccttTAATTTTCCATCTAAGAGTGTCATTACTCAAACAATTCAGAGCCTTTTTTCTGAGAGGTTTAAGCTGTCTTAGATCTCTAGTGCATTCTTTAGGACTGGCTCATGAATAAAACAGAGCCTATAATTGCAATGACGAAGCCAAAACACATATAATCAATGCTCATTATTCCATCAATTAACACACTAAAATTAAACAAGAATTCAGACTTAGTAATCTGCcatcagctaaaaaaaaaaaaaaaaaaaaaaaaaaagagtcttgATATCATGTTGAAGTGATAATTCCCTTTCACATCTGTTGAACCATACAAAGAGGCATGAAAATTGTTACATCCCGGTTAATATGAGAAATTGAGATGTTTGGTCTTAGCATCCAAGGTAAAAAATGAGAGTGAGAAACAGACTGAGTTGCCTGTTTATCAGTGGCAGGCAGTACTGAGAGTGGGCTGGCAAACCCAGCCCTCTGTGCTTTGGGATCTTTCCACTGTAGCTCAGATTTCAGCTCACAGTTGTTTTAATCTCACCGACTTTTGAGAGCCTGAGCTCTAGAACAGGTGATTTGCTTTGCTGGGGTAGTAGCAAGTTCAGAAAAACCTGGGGTTCATTATCCCTCTAGGATACACTAATTAACATGTGCAGGAGCGTTTGTGCCTGACAGATAAAGGGTATCATGAGGATAACCCTTGCCTTTGCAGATGATCAGCTTTGAAGACTGAGATTTTGGCTGTGCATGTTGCTCGAGTATTCTGGTCAGCAAGGTGTGTGTGGAGCCAGGCCATCTGCTCTGTAGCTATTTTGGTACACACTATTTATGTTTGAAATATCCAGGTGCCTTTATTGGTCAATTTTTAGCATGTTTCACACGTTAACAATCCTGTCTGTGCAAAATACGCAACCTGCCACTTCAAACTGCAAAGTCTTTACAGGCAGTTCACTTAAAATAATCGCCACTGCAAAAAAAACACAGCCTCTGCTTCACTTTTGGTAGTTTCCCTGagttttcccctcctttttcaaGGAAGTGCTTTTTGCATTTCAGAAGGCTGATGCTGTgaaaggtgtgtgtgtgtgtggcagaGCCCTGACTCCCTTAGAGATGACCCTGGgcggggcggggcagggctggacCACAGCGAGCAGGATCCCAGGGACACAGGCACAAGGGAAGACCTGAAACAGGAGATGCACTCACACCTCCCGGCCTCTCAGGctgcatttcagcagcaaaccctgcagcagctgcaggagaagagCTGCCAACTTgcacccagagaagctgtggctgtcccatccctggaagtgttgaaggccaggttggacagggcttggagcaacctgggatactggaaggtgtccctgcccatggcagggaggatGCAACCAGATCAACCTTAATCCTGAAAATACTCTTGCCAAGTAatttttcctctgagaaatgTTTTAGACTTCAGAAAGGCAGCTATATTCTTAAAAAACTAGAATCTCATTAATGGGGGACACAACAATAAAAATGTAAGGAAAGAAACTAAATGCAACAAACAGCATGCCTCCCCTATGAACTATTAACACTTCATATTGAAATGATAAGGTCTTCATAATAAGGTTAGATGTAATTGACAAATGATGGGATAATCAGCACCAGAtatattaacagaaaaatacaaattattgcTGATAGAGAATTCCAAAAGGAAAAGCTCCTGGGTTTAGCAGAAGTagggaataaaaagaaatcctaAAAAAGAATATTGAAGTTGGCTAAGTAGACCATCCATTCACATACATAAGGAATTTTGACTCAAATCTGTCTTAAAACTAGTGGACAAAGAACTAAATGCTTGTGACATGATATGGCATAATGAGAAGAactttttcagaaaacaaatcaTATGTGGCAGTTTTTAATCAGTAGTTCTTAATCCATCATATAAACTGTGAAACTCTGGAGATATTGTCAGGAACAGACTACAGGGAGGTGCAATGCATGTTGATGCCACTGCCTCTTGTATCAGCACATCACAGTTTCAGCCAAGATTGATTCAGGGCTACAGCCTGGATTGCTCTTCCAATTTGAGAGCATATAAAGATTGCAAATAATTAACCTAATTGGGTTAGGCAATTTTAATACGAATTCATGCAACAGGAGCACAAACTTTCTCCAAGTCTTAGAGAGGCTCAGAGTCACTGAGGCTCTGTTATGTGCAGCTCAAGGGCCACACTGAAGGACATTTGGTCATCAGGAAAAATATCACACACAAAACCCCCAACCCCATCTAGCCATGGCAGAGCCCTGTGGGCTGTGTTTGCATCTCAACTCATCCTTTTCTCCTTGATGTGCTGGGTGGGAAGTGAAGCAGGCTGCAGAGCCAGTGGTACCCAGAATTACCCTCCCTGCCCTCTTCAGCACCTTCCCATGGAGGGCATTGATGCTCCAGCTCTGCAAAGTGCATCCCCTCCCGAGCCATGGGGGAAACCCCAAACCAGCAGGTGAACATGCCCCTTCTTTGGTCTCTGAGGCACCTGGAGAGAAAGTCCTAtgcttccccctccccaccacaCTCACCAGATGTACCTGCCTCTCCCCCATAGCTTCACACTTGAAAATGCAAACATGCTCCTAACTTGGGTAGCTGAGAAATGGGCTATAAAGAGAAACACATGGGAAAACAGGAGGGACAGCACAAAGATCAAGGAACatgttttttctctcccaggctGACCTAGTTATTTAACTAACTGGCAGAGATACTCTAATGATGAAGCAGGAAAGCAACGACGCTGCCAGCAGCAGTTTCACAAAGGATCCTCAAGTGTACTTTGCTACTTGTCTTAAATCCAGGTAACATCAAATAGAGTCTTTCATAAACTGCTCAACCCTTGGCTATGCAGCCACCAGCTGAAATAAACTTTCAATTTCTCAGCAACTGCAAAAGGATGTGATAAGACTCAAATCTAGAGGAAGACAGAGGaaacatttaaatacattttcttacATAACACAGACAAGTGCATGCatcatttttgttttcacttttgctGCTGCCATACTTTATTAATCTGAGAAGCTATAgataaagagatttttcttcccttctaaTTCAGAGTGAAGATTACAGTCCCCAAAGGGTAACAACTGGCTCAACTGTTCTGTACAGCAGCAAGGTGCTGAGGTACCTGTAAAGGTCTGGCCAGCTGG
The Taeniopygia guttata chromosome 12, bTaeGut7.mat, whole genome shotgun sequence DNA segment above includes these coding regions:
- the SNTN gene encoding sentan, which translates into the protein MATSRLLPRGRASIHLLAITQLLGDHKHPGLEMCGCRTSVPSGKQNAVSQPAPASTKKGAPAAAGMPKGVPVAKQLASIKALRKGSDLEKAFATAALVYNNYADPESKLSKSETKSLLQSQFWHFIQGQENKPKYQEIISSLDEESENKINFEDFMIMLVSLTLMSDLLQEIKNVKTTK